The Spiroplasma citri genome has a segment encoding these proteins:
- a CDS encoding PTS transporter subunit EIIB, with product MANINIVENGQAGSENILTSQNSVNQRIDIQKDPNGPLKLAQVIYDAIGHDNLVKVDNCMTRLRLTVEDNTKIDQSAIKATGVAGLVLVSKTKGIQIIIGLNVEAVATKLSEISGK from the coding sequence ATAGCAAATATCAATATTGTTGAAAATGGTCAAGCGGGTAGTGAAAATATTTTAACTTCACAAAATAGTGTTAATCAACGAATTGACATTCAAAAAGATCCTAATGGGCCATTAAAGCTAGCACAAGTAATTTATGATGCAATTGGTCATGATAATCTAGTTAAAGTTGATAACTGTATGACTAGATTACGTTTAACAGTTGAAGACAACACGAAAATTGATCAATCAGCAATCAAAGCAACCGGAGTCGCTGGTTTAGTATTAGTTTCTAAAACAAAGGGCATTCAAATTATTATTGGTTTAAATGTTGAAGCTGTTGCAACTAAATTATCTGAAATTTCTGGAAAATAA
- a CDS encoding PTS transporter subunit EIIC produces MPMITAVYFLLGSFALAAIWPWFQLGLQYLGYGLGAIPPLGAFFYAIFNRLLLPFWLHQVLNTYLWFQQPIIGHLMNYQGTNLWQIVDGTLQWAVYSIDSNGVLRISDWNTTGIITTVNGDINAFLGKLYADAKFGLAGGSGIFQSGFFPMMMFGLPAACAAMILSIKDKVRRAEYAGILGSAAGVSFLTGITEPIEFSFVFLAPVFLWLHAVLAGLFSALTIGFGIRVGFGF; encoded by the coding sequence GTGCCAATGATAACAGCAGTTTATTTTCTCTTAGGCTCTTTTGCATTAGCAGCAATTTGACCATGATTTCAATTAGGATTACAATACTTAGGTTATGGTTTAGGAGCGATTCCACCATTAGGAGCTTTCTTCTATGCTATTTTTAACCGGTTATTATTACCATTTTGGTTACACCAAGTGTTAAACACTTATTTATGGTTCCAACAACCAATTATTGGCCATTTGATGAATTATCAAGGAACAAACTTATGACAAATTGTTGATGGAACGCTACAATGGGCTGTATATAGTATTGATAGTAACGGTGTATTACGAATTAGTGATTGAAATACAACTGGAATTATTACTACAGTCAATGGTGATATTAACGCCTTTTTAGGAAAATTATATGCTGATGCTAAATTTGGTTTAGCAGGAGGAAGTGGAATTTTCCAATCAGGATTCTTCCCAATGATGATGTTTGGATTACCTGCAGCTTGTGCAGCAATGATTTTATCAATTAAAGATAAAGTGCGTCGTGCTGAATATGCTGGAATTTTAGGGTCAGCTGCAGGAGTTAGTTTTTTAACAGGAATTACAGAACCAATTGAATTTTCTTTTGTTTTCTTAGCCCCGGTTTTCTTATGATTACATGCTGTTTTAGCTGGTTTATTTTCAGCATTAACTATTGGTTTTGGAATTCGCGTTGGATTTGGTTTCTAA
- a CDS encoding lipoprotein, with product MKKILTILGAISFSTVGASNVIACNSIHENEIKSLQNRLST from the coding sequence ATGAAAAAAATTTTAACAATTCTAGGAGCAATTAGTTTTTCTACAGTTGGAGCAAGTAATGTTATTGCTTGTAATTCAATACATGAAAATGAAATTAAAAGTCTTCAAAATCGACTATCAACTTAA
- a CDS encoding thiol peroxidase produces the protein MAVRTMSGDVKNLLAKDHLQVGHKVSFKADMVDWQDFELETITKEYKVISAVPSIDTSVCLTQTKQFNETIISKYPNVQLITISRDLPFALKRACEGFVNANHILLSDTNYREFGTQTKLYFPFNNLLARSVMILDQDNKIIYLQIVSPISSEPNYEEVYQFLDTFQK, from the coding sequence ATGGCAGTAAGAACAATGAGTGGCGATGTTAAAAATTTGCTTGCAAAAGATCATCTTCAAGTTGGTCACAAGGTATCATTTAAAGCTGATATGGTTGATTGACAAGATTTTGAATTAGAAACTATAACAAAAGAATATAAAGTTATTTCCGCAGTACCTAGTATAGATACTAGTGTTTGTTTAACACAAACAAAACAATTTAATGAAACAATTATTAGCAAGTATCCTAATGTTCAATTAATAACAATTTCACGTGATTTGCCATTTGCTTTGAAACGAGCATGTGAAGGTTTTGTTAATGCAAACCATATTTTATTATCTGATACTAATTATCGTGAATTTGGCACACAAACAAAATTATATTTTCCATTTAATAATTTATTAGCACGAAGCGTAATGATTTTAGATCAAGATAATAAAATTATTTATTTACAAATTGTTTCACCAATTTCTTCCGAACCAAATTATGAAGAAGTTTACCAGTTTTTAGATACTTTTCAAAAATAA
- a CDS encoding TlyA family RNA methyltransferase, whose product MKIRLDQLMVNNNLAPSREKAKAMILANNVLVDNVPALKPGELVKLDSIIKLRGEPLKYVSRAGEKLAKGLTAFNLTVKNLVCLDIGASTGGFTDCLLQNDAKKVYAVDVGTNQLAWKLRNNPRVVSLEKTNFRYVTKALFAPDEIEIACCDVSFISLDKIIPPLKDIILLNHYAFFLIKPQFESTKEAVKRGKINHKAIHYDVIKKIFALALNNGFSVNNCDYSPILGNKKKNIEFICLLQRTTNPINYITDEAIGTIIENAWNTLLS is encoded by the coding sequence ATGAAAATTCGGTTGGACCAATTAATGGTTAATAATAATTTAGCTCCTTCGCGTGAAAAAGCTAAGGCAATGATTTTAGCAAATAATGTTTTAGTTGATAATGTACCCGCCTTAAAACCAGGTGAATTGGTAAAATTAGATAGTATTATTAAATTACGTGGTGAACCATTAAAATATGTTTCCCGAGCAGGTGAAAAGTTAGCCAAAGGTTTAACTGCTTTCAATTTAACAGTTAAGAATCTAGTTTGTCTTGATATTGGTGCTTCAACTGGTGGTTTTACTGATTGCTTATTACAAAATGATGCTAAAAAAGTTTATGCTGTTGATGTTGGTACAAATCAATTAGCTTGAAAATTACGAAATAATCCTCGTGTTGTTTCATTAGAGAAAACGAATTTTCGGTATGTTACTAAAGCATTATTTGCCCCTGATGAAATTGAAATTGCTTGTTGTGATGTTTCTTTTATTTCATTAGATAAAATTATTCCACCCTTAAAAGATATTATATTATTAAATCATTATGCTTTTTTCTTAATTAAACCACAGTTTGAGAGTACAAAAGAAGCTGTTAAGAGAGGAAAAATTAATCATAAAGCAATACACTATGATGTTATTAAAAAAATCTTTGCTTTAGCCCTTAATAATGGTTTTAGTGTTAACAATTGCGACTATTCTCCAATTTTAGGAAATAAAAAGAAAAACATTGAATTTATTTGTTTACTACAACGAACAACAAATCCGATTAACTATATAACTGACGAAGCCATCGGAACAATAATTGAAAATGCTTGAAATACTTTATTATCATAA
- a CDS encoding ABC transporter permease gives MINLKFVKLQFKNIKIILIISSILFFLLTILAITLKYFSPSTDIDVSDAASFVSFVMYGYGCCLIMIFPYSIITTHILLTKEIKEGYFACWLVLPMSRKAVLNSKIFTLISSIIILNVGSLFLQLILFSLVYKDFNQQNQIN, from the coding sequence ATGATTAATTTAAAATTTGTAAAATTACAGTTTAAAAATATAAAAATAATTTTAATTATATCATCTATTTTATTTTTTTTATTAACAATTCTGGCAATAACTCTAAAATATTTTAGTCCATCTACTGATATTGATGTTAGTGATGCTGCTAGTTTTGTTAGTTTTGTTATGTATGGTTATGGTTGTTGTCTTATTATGATTTTTCCATATTCAATAATTACAACTCATATTTTATTAACAAAAGAAATTAAAGAAGGTTATTTTGCTTGTTGATTAGTATTGCCTATGTCAAGAAAAGCAGTTTTAAATTCAAAAATTTTTACATTAATTTCGTCAATTATAATTTTAAATGTTGGTTCTTTATTTTTACAATTAATTTTATTCTCTCTGGTTTACAAAGATTTTAATCAACAAAATCAAATAAATTAA
- a CDS encoding ABC transporter ATP-binding protein: MEIISLKNMTKKYNPNIGCFNINIAVKKGEVYGFLGPNGAGKTTVIRQMVGFIKSDNGTGTILGYDVWKDTKNIMKDLGYLAGEVNLPEYMTGISYLKTISEIRGNVDWKYVEKLIEYFDFDPKQKIKKMSKGMKQKVAIISAFMHKPKVLILDEPTSGLDPLMQQKFDTLIKNLQKEEATIFMSSHIFSEIDNTCDKVAIIKKGKIVSEANIKELKNNADKIYELKFITINDYDNFMNKKWKIIDTNKVTKIIKVEISQNNINNFLKEITDYQLEYFKELPFNLEQHFIKFYEKEVSFND; the protein is encoded by the coding sequence ATGGAAATAATATCATTAAAAAATATGACAAAGAAATATAACCCTAATATTGGTTGTTTTAATATTAATATAGCCGTTAAAAAAGGAGAAGTTTATGGATTTCTTGGCCCCAATGGTGCTGGGAAAACAACTGTTATTCGTCAAATGGTGGGATTTATTAAATCGGATAATGGTACAGGTACTATTTTAGGTTATGATGTGTGAAAAGATACTAAAAATATTATGAAAGATTTAGGCTATTTAGCTGGTGAAGTTAATTTACCAGAATATATGACAGGAATTAGTTATTTAAAAACAATTTCTGAAATTAGAGGAAATGTTGATTGGAAATATGTAGAAAAACTAATTGAATATTTTGATTTTGATCCTAAACAGAAAATTAAAAAAATGTCAAAAGGAATGAAACAAAAAGTAGCTATAATTAGTGCTTTTATGCATAAGCCGAAAGTATTAATTTTAGATGAACCAACTTCAGGATTAGACCCCTTAATGCAACAAAAATTTGATACATTAATTAAAAATTTACAAAAAGAAGAGGCAACCATTTTTATGAGTTCCCATATTTTTAGTGAAATTGATAATACTTGTGATAAAGTAGCAATTATTAAAAAAGGTAAAATTGTATCAGAAGCTAATATTAAAGAACTTAAAAATAATGCTGATAAAATTTATGAATTAAAATTTATAACTATTAATGATTATGATAATTTTATGAATAAAAAATGAAAAATAATTGATACTAATAAAGTAACAAAAATAATAAAAGTTGAAATCAGTCAAAATAATATAAATAATTTTTTAAAAGAAATAACAGATTATCAACTAGAATATTTTAAGGAATTACCATTTAATTTAGAACAACATTTTATTAAATTTTATGAAAAGGAAGTAAGTTTCAATGATTAA
- a CDS encoding FMN-dependent NADH-azoreductase codes for MVNKVLVIYGTVSPNEKSYSKALAARFLKYYQAANANDEIIHLDLNETPMALKTLTRDNFGTYFNAEDTDVYVNQLKEVQKVIVVCPMNNFNVSGLMKNYLDHVLVADKTFSYKYSKKGDAIGLLPHLKVQILTTQGAPFGWYPWGNHTEYLKGTWEFVGATVNKPILVAGTKVAPTNALTLDELIDQYDEEIQKVVKTF; via the coding sequence ATGGTAAATAAAGTATTAGTAATTTATGGAACGGTTAGTCCTAATGAAAAATCATATTCAAAAGCTTTAGCAGCTCGTTTTCTTAAATATTATCAAGCAGCAAACGCAAATGATGAAATTATTCATTTAGATTTAAACGAAACCCCAATGGCGCTTAAAACACTTACTCGTGATAACTTTGGTACTTATTTTAATGCCGAGGATACTGATGTTTATGTTAATCAATTAAAAGAAGTACAAAAAGTTATTGTTGTATGTCCAATGAATAACTTTAATGTTTCTGGATTAATGAAAAATTACTTAGATCATGTTTTAGTTGCAGATAAAACATTTTCATATAAATATTCAAAAAAAGGTGATGCAATAGGGTTATTACCGCATTTAAAAGTACAAATTTTAACAACCCAAGGAGCTCCTTTTGGTTGATATCCATGGGGAAATCATACCGAATATTTAAAAGGAACATGAGAATTTGTTGGTGCTACTGTTAATAAACCAATTCTTGTTGCAGGAACAAAAGTTGCTCCAACCAATGCCCTAACTCTAGATGAGTTAATTGATCAATATGATGAAGAAATTCAAAAAGTTGTTAAAACATTTTAA
- a CDS encoding FHA domain-containing protein, which translates to MGKIPYDLSLFNSSGRVYLTDVSTGNNTAINSVRIFRQEV; encoded by the coding sequence GTGGGAAAAATCCCTTATGACCTTTCTTTATTTAATTCTAGTGGTCGGGTTTATTTAACTGATGTTTCTACTGGTAATAATACAGCAATTAATAGTGTTCGTATTTTCCGACAAGAGGTGTAA